AACTCAATGCAATTATGTTTTGTGCATTCCATCCGGTTGTTTTGTACATGTTCAAACTTTTTGTatacaaatatattattatattctACTTAATATATATCAAGTATTTCATTCATATACACTGCTTTTACTTTGAGTAAAATATCCTGGGATTGtcaaattatcccaaataaatatttcgcttgcatcataaacatatttctcaattcacttttttatattctcaattactttttatctcacatacatcacatcacaaaaagtgttacaataattatttcaaataatagtctatccaaacacaccatTTCCCGGGAATAATACTCTATTTCAAATGTAATGCAATTGTAATCTACGTACTGTACAAAATACAACAACAATCAGATGGAACCGCACCCAACCCCAATCATAGTGGGTCCTTTTCCCGGGATTACATTTGGCACTGCAGTCATGTGATGAGATTCTGTGGGGTTGGGCGTCCAACTATTTAAAAAAGTAATAGGAATGAGAGCATCACTGTCCAAACGCGCTCTCGTAGCTCAGTTGGTTAGAGCACCCGTTTAGTAAGCGGGAGGTCTTGAGTTCGACTCTCAACGAGAGCAAACAAATAATAATGTTCATTTTGTCCATTCCACAGTTTGTGGAGATCGCCCGTAAATGTCTCTTGCCATCTTCGGCATTTGATGATGACTTTCGTTTCCCTTGTTCTTGAACGGAAGAGAGaatatttacttttttcaaaGCTTTCAGTTTTGCATCGTCTTCAATTTAGGTTCTGATACCGGAACGTTGAACGCATCACGGTGAGAAAAACCAAATTCCTGTTTCTTTTGGGTTCGTTGCTCATAAATGACAGGTCAACGAGTTACAACTAAAAAACTTCAGCAGATAATTTTGTACGTCAATTTCCGTTGCATTATCCTCATATCATTCGATTGAAAAGCATTTTTAAGTTTAATCTAATAGCATAACAGAAAATGCGTACAAACTGCTTCTGTATCGCGTACCCTTTTGTCCTCCCCAGATAAAACCCAGATCCACACGGGAACAAAATCTAAAGTTGAATATTACTCCCAATTGATACTTTTTAGTTATTCACTGCAATAACAAAAACGAAAGGTACAGATCTACAGACATACTGGGCAGCAGACTTTTACTTCCAACTTTGACTCTAAGACACACCAAAACTAGTCCacagtaatttttaaaatcctAGTACAACATCAACAGATAGCCATTTAATCACAAGAAGTTCAGCAACCCTGCAGGTCCCGCCACCTTAGATAAACTAGCCCTGCACGGTAATGGGTATAAGCCCCTGCAACTACAAGCACATGGAAGAGTTGGTGACTGTGCCCAGCAATATCAAACTTTCCAGGCATCCATCTTTCAGGAACTCTCATGGCGTAGACCAGTGCTCCAATACCATAAAAAGCTCCCATTAGAAGTTCATACCCAGTTGTATGAAGTGCCTCAGGCTGGTTCCAAAATAGAATTAGCTTATGCAGAATTGGCGCCGCACCTGACAACCCCATCACAAAGAAGAGGGATGCCCGCATAGTACGATATTCTGGAGTTTGGAATACTGGTAGAAGGGAAACCAATATGGTACCAATTCCCAGAATAGTAATGAATCCCAGGTACAAGTTGCAAAAGAATGGATAGCACATGAAGGAATAGTAAACAGGAGGATAGAAGGAGGTCGAGATTAGAGCAGCAATCCCCGCATAATCAAGCCTGAGCATGATGTATGATAAACGCTCTGAGTGGCATGAGAGCAAATGGCAGGTGCTGCTTGCCAGCAAGCAAAACATAGCACCACCCATGAAAGCAAAGAATGGCCAGCGTGTAATCGGTCTCACCAGTAACGGTGCTATCATGTTAGCCACATCTTCCTTCATGCCACGCTGCACAGAGTCATGTTGGAGAAGATGTTAGCAGCAATTATCCAAGGTACGAAACAGAACAAGATAcaaaagaacatttccaaattCATGCGTTTAGTTTCTCATAGATGCAGAAAGTTTCACATGAGATTAGTTTGGTCCGTTGCATCTCCTGTACAAGTTCAAGTTGCAAACACAGCACGAGAAATGCCAAAGAATGCTCATCTTAATGCTGCACATGAAATTCTTGCCAACAAAGTTCAACGAGAAAACAATTTAACTAGAAAGAGATCACTGATTCAGAAGAGGGGAATCCTAGATCATCAGAAGCATgtaaatcatcaataaaaaatTCTGTTCCACAGAATCAGAAAGAAGTAACAGAAAATACAGAATTAGGGACTCAATACACTTGCTTTAAATGAAATCTTTCTCGCAGAAGTAGGGAATCAAGAGCATTTACAGATGCACAATGATAATGAAATcatttttgcatcaaaacaccaaaatttggacaAAGAATCAAAATTACTTGCAATAAATAATTATGGCTAAGAAAGAAGAATTTGTGTTCCAAATATTCTCTATATACAAGACCTCTGCTTGTTAGGTCTACAAACCTAAAATTCAAaattccaaaaagaaaattaatccaGCAAATTTTCAGGTTATTATCTAAACTGAAGCAAAATAATATATACAGTCATATGACTGACAAGCAGAAATCAAAGAAGAGGTAACATCATCGTTTCTGGTGAAATTTTCTAAAAGCAGGGTGGATACCACTCCACAACCCCATAATGAGCAGTTACAACATAACAAGTGTTAAAAAAATCATCTCCTATATCAGTAGATAATTCAAAAGTAAGGCATTGCAAAGCACCGAAATTGTGAACTTTAAGCCTTCAGGATGAAATTAATCACATAGGAGAGGACTCTAAACATGACACCATGACAAAAAGATCCT
This sequence is a window from Coffea eugenioides isolate CCC68of chromosome 7, Ceug_1.0, whole genome shotgun sequence. Protein-coding genes within it:
- the LOC113777566 gene encoding heptahelical transmembrane protein 4-like, whose product is MGKDQRDFAETKVGGGSCDNDQRVYNCSKEGKGKRLWKKVKYQLVEYHSLPGYLKDNEYILGHYRSGWPLKHILLSIFTIHNETLNVWTHLIGFFLFLSLTIYTAMKVPSVVELPTLQHLPDVLKKADLQKLQEEFLTCLPSLPHMPDLQKFRDELKTSLLSMDLLPSPSTWHVVELLTNCLPERFLHSNHTDACVLRGMKEDVANMIAPLLVRPITRWPFFAFMGGAMFCLLASSTCHLLSCHSERLSYIMLRLDYAGIAALISTSFYPPVYYSFMCYPFFCNLYLGFITILGIGTILVSLLPVFQTPEYRTMRASLFFVMGLSGAAPILHKLILFWNQPEALHTTGYELLMGAFYGIGALVYAMRVPERWMPGKFDIAGHSHQLFHVLVVAGAYTHYRAGLVYLRWRDLQGC